Proteins from a genomic interval of Chitinophagales bacterium:
- a CDS encoding putative porin, whose product MRKKISCLQWAAMFFFFCSTFTYAQLPTLGGGSGGGFGGVSRGGGSGGTSKPILQKDTLNIDGRYDTILFSTNPYTLQLQKIDTNITNLHRYHPALQKSEFPYTHLGNVGQAHQPLVFEYQRNIGFQLGMRQFDAYLLQPEDVPYYHSHFPYSQIQYTIGPEEEQNFGVDFAVHPSKTLNIFLRYRSANAPGIYQRQKAIFRNFVGSVWYQHPKNRYQLIAHYLNNNGTIQQNGGVAEDTTVTKLNEDKMLLPIRLSAAENKLRERNIFVQQTLDFGRRVKRKISIDTNTIQQLPIPISKDTTAVPIPRLPNDTLRDSTIVSLSKDTLQDRIPIRPIRKKAKVIEQFIPRGRVGYALTYKNNWYLYDDQQTTANAADYYNAFYLGDATGIENRPALLYTPISQETIQNEVFLMWIGDKQKGSTNIVRNARIGLLHQNTQVTQANSIDSLTYYTSETAKNTFAARIDTTQRFNTGLLNFQVENDVQKSNRRFTYLLKAQYALFGFNAGDFNAEASIDYPIAPKLGSLQLKGSIKNLSPDFVQNHWFGNYFNWDNDFKKTQSLQIEATYHHPKLRLEVSARTQIFDQLTIWNTYSQPTQLSSELSVSQFVLKKGFKLLRKFQFDHTSVVQVSSSDFIHLPTYWTINSLYYQGYLFKGAALAKVGFDVHYNTNYFGNGYNPATGQFFLQNDTELKFYPVVDAYINVKIQRVRLFLKMEHLNQALVPSFDNGYFDVPHYPMADRALKFGVRWMFFD is encoded by the coding sequence ATGAGAAAAAAAATAAGCTGCCTTCAATGGGCTGCAATGTTCTTCTTCTTTTGTTCTACATTCACTTATGCCCAACTCCCAACGCTTGGAGGAGGCAGTGGGGGTGGTTTTGGAGGAGTAAGTAGGGGAGGAGGAAGTGGAGGTACTTCAAAGCCGATATTGCAGAAAGATACACTCAATATTGACGGACGCTACGATACTATTTTGTTCAGCACAAACCCTTATACGCTGCAATTGCAGAAAATAGATACCAACATTACTAACTTGCACCGCTATCATCCTGCCCTGCAAAAGAGTGAATTTCCCTACACGCATTTGGGTAATGTCGGACAAGCTCATCAACCATTGGTATTTGAATATCAAAGAAATATTGGCTTTCAACTGGGTATGCGGCAATTTGATGCCTATTTATTGCAGCCCGAAGACGTACCTTATTACCATTCCCATTTTCCCTATTCTCAAATACAATACACGATTGGTCCAGAGGAGGAACAAAACTTTGGGGTAGATTTTGCAGTACATCCCAGCAAAACACTCAATATCTTTTTACGCTATCGGAGTGCCAATGCACCAGGAATATACCAGCGTCAAAAAGCCATTTTCCGAAATTTTGTGGGAAGCGTGTGGTACCAGCATCCTAAAAATCGCTATCAGTTAATCGCTCATTACCTCAACAATAATGGAACGATTCAGCAAAACGGTGGGGTGGCGGAAGATACAACGGTCACAAAATTGAATGAAGATAAAATGTTGTTGCCTATTCGCTTATCGGCTGCAGAGAACAAATTGCGAGAGCGCAATATTTTTGTGCAGCAAACGCTGGATTTTGGAAGGCGGGTCAAACGAAAAATATCCATTGATACCAATACCATACAGCAATTGCCGATACCCATTTCTAAGGATACTACCGCCGTCCCAATTCCTAGACTTCCTAATGATACACTTCGAGATAGCACCATTGTTTCACTATCCAAAGATACGCTTCAAGACCGCATACCCATTCGTCCGATTAGGAAAAAAGCGAAGGTAATAGAGCAGTTTATACCCAGAGGGAGAGTTGGGTATGCACTAACCTACAAAAACAATTGGTACTTGTATGACGACCAACAAACTACTGCAAATGCGGCTGATTACTACAATGCGTTTTATTTGGGAGATGCAACAGGTATCGAAAACCGCCCTGCCCTGCTCTACACTCCAATAAGTCAAGAAACGATTCAAAATGAGGTTTTTTTGATGTGGATTGGCGACAAACAGAAAGGCAGCACGAACATTGTTCGCAATGCAAGAATTGGATTGTTGCACCAAAATACACAAGTGACTCAGGCCAATTCCATTGATAGTTTGACCTATTATACTTCCGAAACAGCAAAAAATACTTTTGCGGCAAGAATAGACACGACTCAACGCTTCAATACAGGACTACTCAATTTTCAAGTGGAAAACGATGTGCAGAAAAGCAATCGGCGGTTCACCTATCTCCTGAAAGCTCAATATGCTCTTTTTGGCTTCAATGCGGGTGATTTCAATGCGGAAGCCAGTATAGATTATCCCATTGCTCCCAAATTGGGCAGTCTGCAATTGAAAGGAAGTATTAAAAATTTAAGCCCCGACTTTGTTCAAAATCATTGGTTTGGCAACTACTTCAATTGGGACAACGACTTCAAAAAAACACAGAGTTTACAAATAGAAGCGACCTATCACCATCCCAAACTGCGGCTGGAAGTGAGCGCACGCACGCAGATTTTTGACCAACTCACTATCTGGAACACCTATTCGCAACCGACTCAGCTGTCGTCTGAATTGAGTGTGAGTCAGTTTGTTTTGAAGAAAGGATTTAAGTTACTTCGCAAGTTTCAATTTGACCATACTTCCGTTGTACAGGTTTCGAGCAGCGACTTTATTCACCTGCCCACTTATTGGACTATCAATAGTTTGTACTATCAAGGATATTTGTTCAAAGGTGCAGCATTGGCAAAAGTGGGTTTCGATGTACATTACAATACCAACTATTTTGGAAATGGCTACAATCCTGCAACGGGTCAGTTTTTCCTTCAAAACGACACGGAATTGAAGTTTTATCCTGTTGTAGATGCTTATATCAATGTGAAAATCCAGCGGGTGCGATTGTTTTTGAAGATGGAGCACCTCAATCAAGCTCTGGTACCGAGTTTTGACAACGGATATTTTGATGTGCCACATTACCCAATGGCTGACAGGGCTTTGAAGTTTGGAGTGCGGTGGATGTTTTTTGATTGA